GAAAAAACGGCCTAAGCTTCGGCTATAATGCTCCGAACACCCCTATGGCGGAAAGGCTAGCCTGCTGTGCAGTAATCCGCCTCAGTTGCTGTCAGTATGTCTTTCATCTTGTGTATCTTCTTGAGCGCGTCTACCAGGGCTTCCACTTCCTCCTTGGTGTTATAGATGTAGTAACTTGCCCTAACCGTGCCCCGTAGGCCTAGCCTGTAGTGTAGCGGGTGGGCGCAGTGCATCCCGGTTCTCACTGCTATGCCGAAGGTGTCTAGTGCTCTACCTACAGTGTGGTAGTGGAGGCCCCGCATGTTGAATGCTATGACTCCTCCTCGGTGCTCGGGGTTGCGTGGACCATAGAAGTCCACTATGCCTGCTAGCTCCTCCTCGAACAGTTTAATGGTGTAGGCTACCAGCTCCTTCTCGTGTGCCCGGACGTTCTCCATGCCTAGCCTCTCTAGATATTCTACTGCTGCTGCTAGGCCTATGGCTCCGGCTATGTTTGGTGTACCGGGCTCGAGGCGCCAGGGCAGGTTTGCCCACTCCACACTCTCCAGTGTTACGTCCTTGATTGCGCCTCCTCCGGCTATTACTGGCTCCACCTGCTCCAGAATGTCCTTGCGGCCCCAGAGAACACCGATGCCGGTTGGCCCGAGCATCTTGTGGCCGCTAAACGCTAGGAAGTCTACGCCTAGATCCCGCACATCTACTGGGAGGTGGGGTACTCCCTGCGCGCCATCAGCCACCACTATTGCGCCCACCTTCTTCGCCTCCCTAACTATCCTCTTTACATCATTTATTGTGCCGATGACGTTGCTCATGATTGTGACCGCTACTATCTTTGTCTTCTCGGTTATCATCTCCTCTAGTTGGTCGTAGCGAAGATAGCCCTCATCGGTTATGTCTAGATACTTTACCTTGGCACCGGTTAGCCTCGCCACCGTCCTCCAGGGAAGCATGTTGCTGTGGTGCTCCATGACTGTTACGAGTATCTCGTCGCCGGGCTTTAGCAGTTTAAGCCCCAGGCCAAGAGCTACCATGTTGATCGCATAGGTCGTGTTGTGGGTGAATACTATCTCCTCCCAGCTCCACGCATTGATGAACTTGGCCACCTTCTCG
This DNA window, taken from Hyperthermus butylicus DSM 5456, encodes the following:
- a CDS encoding cysteine desulfurase — encoded protein: MAKFINAWSWEEIVFTHNTTYAINMVALGLGLKLLKPGDEILVTVMEHHSNMLPWRTVARLTGAKVKYLDITDEGYLRYDQLEEMITEKTKIVAVTIMSNVIGTINDVKRIVREAKKVGAIVVADGAQGVPHLPVDVRDLGVDFLAFSGHKMLGPTGIGVLWGRKDILEQVEPVIAGGGAIKDVTLESVEWANLPWRLEPGTPNIAGAIGLAAAVEYLERLGMENVRAHEKELVAYTIKLFEEELAGIVDFYGPRNPEHRGGVIAFNMRGLHYHTVGRALDTFGIAVRTGMHCAHPLHYRLGLRGTVRASYYIYNTKEEVEALVDALKKIHKMKDILTATEADYCTAG